The following proteins come from a genomic window of Caloenas nicobarica isolate bCalNic1 chromosome 24, bCalNic1.hap1, whole genome shotgun sequence:
- the NEUROD2 gene encoding neurogenic differentiation factor 2 isoform X1 produces MLTRLFSEPSLVPEVPKFAGWAEECEEDARSEKEERAGKGCALPEEPPEGSLGESKEEGELGGDEEEEEEEEEGLEEAEGERPKKRGPKKRKMTKARLERSKLRRQKANARERNRMHDLNAALDNLRKVVPCYSKTQKLSKIETLRLAKNYIWALSEILRSGKRPDLVSYVQTLCKGLSQPTTNLVAGCLQLNSRNFLTEQGQEGGRFHGPNASFAVHPYPYPCSRLAAAQCPPAAGPGAHGLRTHSYCASAYESLYGNASPDYNSSEYDGGLSPPLCINGNFSLKQDSSSPDHDKSYHYSMHYSALPGSRPAGHNLVFGSAGMRGGVHSENIFPYDMHLPHERGPMYEELNAFFHN; encoded by the coding sequence ATGTTGACGCGACTTTTCAGCGAGCCCAGCCTGGTCCCCGAAGTACCGAAATTCGCCGGTTGGGCCGAGGAGTGCGAGGAGGATGCCCGCAGCGAGAAGGAGGAGCGGGCGGGGAAGGGCTGCGCCCTCCCCGAGGAGCCGCCCGAGGGTTCGCTGGGGGAGAGCAAGGAGGAAGGGGAGTTAGGCggggacgaggaggaggaggaggaggaggaggaaggcttgGAGGAGGCGGAGGGCGAACGGCCCAAGAAACGCGGCCCCAAGAAGCGCAAGATGACCAAGGCGCGGCTGGAGCGCTCCAAGCTGCGGCGGCAGAAGGCGAACGCCCGGGAGCGCAACCGCATGCACGACCTGAACGCGGCCCTGGACAACCTGCGCAAGGTGGTTCCCTGCTACTCTAAAACCCAAAAGCTCTCGAAAATCGAGACCCTTCGCTTGGCCAAGAACTACATCTGGGCTCTCTCCGAGATCCTGCGCTCGGGCAAACGGCCCGACCTGGTTTCCTACGTGCAGACTCTGTGCAAGGGGCTGTCGCAACCCACCACCAACCTGGTGGCCGGCTGCCTGCAGCTCAATTCTCGCAATTTCCTCACGGAGCAGGGTCAGGAAGGCGGCCGTTTCCACGGCCCCAACGCCTCCTTCGCCGTGCACCCCTACCCTTACCCCTGTTCGCGGCTGGCCGCGGCGCAgtgcccgcccgccgccggccccggtGCCCACGGGCTGAGGACACACAGCTACTGCGCCTCCGCCTACGAGAGCCTCTACGGGAACGCGTCCCCCGATTACAACAGCTCGGAGTACGACGGTGGGCTCAGCCCCCCCCTCTGCATCAACGGCAACTTCTCCCTCAAGCAGGACTCTTCTTCCCCCGACCACGACAAAAGCTATCACTACTCTATGCACTACTCGGCGCTGCCCGGTTCCCGGCCCGCCGGCCACAACCTGGTCTTCGGTTCGGCGGGGATGCGCGGGGGGGTCCACTCCGAGAACATCTTCCCCTACGACATGCACCTCCCGCACGAACGGGGCCCCATGTACGAGGAGCTCAACGCCTTCTTCCACAACTGA
- the NEUROD2 gene encoding neurogenic differentiation factor 2 isoform X2: MTKARLERSKLRRQKANARERNRMHDLNAALDNLRKVVPCYSKTQKLSKIETLRLAKNYIWALSEILRSGKRPDLVSYVQTLCKGLSQPTTNLVAGCLQLNSRNFLTEQGQEGGRFHGPNASFAVHPYPYPCSRLAAAQCPPAAGPGAHGLRTHSYCASAYESLYGNASPDYNSSEYDGGLSPPLCINGNFSLKQDSSSPDHDKSYHYSMHYSALPGSRPAGHNLVFGSAGMRGGVHSENIFPYDMHLPHERGPMYEELNAFFHN; the protein is encoded by the coding sequence ATGACCAAGGCGCGGCTGGAGCGCTCCAAGCTGCGGCGGCAGAAGGCGAACGCCCGGGAGCGCAACCGCATGCACGACCTGAACGCGGCCCTGGACAACCTGCGCAAGGTGGTTCCCTGCTACTCTAAAACCCAAAAGCTCTCGAAAATCGAGACCCTTCGCTTGGCCAAGAACTACATCTGGGCTCTCTCCGAGATCCTGCGCTCGGGCAAACGGCCCGACCTGGTTTCCTACGTGCAGACTCTGTGCAAGGGGCTGTCGCAACCCACCACCAACCTGGTGGCCGGCTGCCTGCAGCTCAATTCTCGCAATTTCCTCACGGAGCAGGGTCAGGAAGGCGGCCGTTTCCACGGCCCCAACGCCTCCTTCGCCGTGCACCCCTACCCTTACCCCTGTTCGCGGCTGGCCGCGGCGCAgtgcccgcccgccgccggccccggtGCCCACGGGCTGAGGACACACAGCTACTGCGCCTCCGCCTACGAGAGCCTCTACGGGAACGCGTCCCCCGATTACAACAGCTCGGAGTACGACGGTGGGCTCAGCCCCCCCCTCTGCATCAACGGCAACTTCTCCCTCAAGCAGGACTCTTCTTCCCCCGACCACGACAAAAGCTATCACTACTCTATGCACTACTCGGCGCTGCCCGGTTCCCGGCCCGCCGGCCACAACCTGGTCTTCGGTTCGGCGGGGATGCGCGGGGGGGTCCACTCCGAGAACATCTTCCCCTACGACATGCACCTCCCGCACGAACGGGGCCCCATGTACGAGGAGCTCAACGCCTTCTTCCACAACTGA